One Helianthus annuus cultivar XRQ/B chromosome 12, HanXRQr2.0-SUNRISE, whole genome shotgun sequence genomic region harbors:
- the LOC110894667 gene encoding prolyl endopeptidase — MGSDCVACEPLRYPDTRRDDYVVDNYHGVPISDPYRWLEDPDSKEVKEFVEKQMKVTESVLSNCNYREKLHACMTKSFDYPRYGCPFQRGNKYFYFHNPGLCPHRVLYIQDSLNDEGEVLLDPNQLSEDGTVALRVCEVSHDAKYLAYGLSSSGSDWLTLQVMCVANKTIEPDKLSWLKFTSISWTHDTKGFFYCRFPAPKDSENMDAGTEVNVNHNHQLYYHLLGTKQSEDILCWENLENPTHILEARLSDDGKYLLMNICQGAIPLNKFYCCNLSTLPNGLEGHKRDDLLPFVKLIDDFEARYEAIANDDTIFTFLTNKQAPRYKVVRVDLKKPDHWIEVLQESKNDVIESVLPINRNQMIVTYLSDCKHVLQIRDFESGALLHKLPIDIGSIDYISARREDNMFFVKFSSFINPGVVYRYDLKPTGPDSKVLRDTVVPGFDQAEYHVNQVFVHSKDGTRVPAFIVAPKDIELDGSHPCLLYGYGGYGISLTPSFDMTRVVLARHLGVVFCVANIRGGGEYGEEWHQGGSLANKQNSFDDFVSVAEYLISKGYTNPSKLCIEGGSNGGILIGACINQRPDLFGCALAHAGVMDMLRYHKFTIGHAWVHEFGCSDREEDFRYLIKYSPLHNVRRPWEDSSTKATQYPSCMLLTADHDDRVVPLHTLKLLATMQHELCTSVKNSPQVNPIIGRISRKSGHGCGSSTQIMIDKSVDCYSFMAKALGASWKD, encoded by the exons ATGGGCTCGGATTGTGTCGCGTGTGAGCCATTGCGATACCCAGATACTCGTCGAGACGATTATGTGGTTGATAACTATCATGGTGTTCCTATTTCTGATCCCTATAGATG GCTCGAGGATCCTGATTCTAAAGAGGTAAAAGAGTTTGTCGAAAAGCAGATGAAAGTGACGGAGTCAGTGCTTTCGAATTGCAATTATCGGGAGAAGCTTCATGCGTGCATGACCAAGTCATTTGATTACCCCCGCTACGGGTGTCCGTTTCAGAGAGGGAATAAGTATTTTTATTTTCATAATCCAGGCTTATGCCCACATCGAGTTCTCTACATTCAA GATAGTTTAAATGACGAAGGCGAGGTTTTGCTCGATCCGAATCAACTAAGCGAGGATGGAACCGTTGCTTTACGAGTTTGCGAGGTTAGCCATGATGCAAAATACTTGGCTTATGGTCTAAGCTCAAGTGGAAGTGATTGGTTAACTCTACAAGTTATGTGTGTTGCTAATAAGACCATCGAGCCAGACAAACTTTCATGG CTGAAGTTTACATCGATCAGTTGGACTCATGACACAAAGGGATTTTTCTATTGTCGTTTTCCTGCTCCTAA GGATAGCGAGAACATGGATGCTGGCACAGAAGTGAATGTTAACCACAATCATCAACTCTATTATCATTTATTAGGGACGAAACAATCCGAAGATATATTATGTTGGGAAAATCTTGAAAACCCGACACACATTCTTGAAGCGAGACTCTCGGATGATGGAAAG TACCTTCTTATGAACATATGTCAAGGCGCAATACCACTCAACAAATTCTACTGTTGTAATCTATCTACGTTACCAAACGGTCTCGAAGGTCATAAACGCGACGACCTTCTCCCTTTCGTGAAGCTCATCGATGATTTTGAGGCCCGTTACGAAGCCATTGCAAATGATGACACAATATTTACTTTCTTAACCAACAAGCAAGCTCCGAGGTACAAGGTAGTTAGAGTAGATCTCAAGAAACCAGATCACTGGATTGAAGTGCTTCAAGAATCTAAAAATGATGTTATTGAGTCAGTTCTACCCATTAATAGAAACCAAATGATTGTGACATATTTAAGTGATTGCAAACATGTTTTACAAATAAGAGATTTTGAGAGTGGTGCCTTGTTGCACAAGTTACCTATTGACATAGGTAGCATTGACTACATTAGTGCTAGGCGTGAAGATAATATGTTTTTCGTCAAGTTTAGTAGTTTCATCAATCCAGGTGTCGTTTATCGCTACGATTTGAAACCAACGGGTCCGGATTCCAAGGTTTTACGCGATACTGTGGTTCCAGGATTCGATCAAGCGGAGTACCATGTTAATCAGGTGTTTGTGCATAGTAAGGATGGAACACGAGTCCCGGCATTTATAGTGGCTCCGAAGGATATAGAACTAGACGGATCGCACCCGTGTTTACTATATGGGTATGGTGGATATGGCATTAGTTTAACGCCGTCTTTTGACATGACGCGTGTTGTTTTGGCACGGCACCTAGGTGTCGTGTTTTGTGTTGCGAATATTCGCGGTGGTGGAGAGTATGGCGAAGAATGGCACCAAGGCGGGTCGCTTGCGAACAAACAAAACAGCTTTGATGACTTTGTTTCGGTAGCTGAGTACCTTATTTCGAAAGGCTACACTAATCCCAGCAAGTTATGTATTGAAGGTGGAAGCAATGGTGGCATCCTCATAGGTGCTTGCATAAATCAG AGACCAGATCTGTTTGGTTGTGCTCTAGCTCATGCCGGGGTCATGGACATGCTACGGTACCATAAGTTTACCATTG GTCATGCATGGGTTCACGAGTTTGGTTGTTCGGATAGAGAAGAGGATTTTCGTTACCTAATCAA GTACTCACCATTGCACAATGTTAGACGACCATGGGAAGATTCATCCACCAAGGCTACACAATATCCgtcttgtatgctactaaccgcTGATCATGATGACCGTGTTGTGCCATTACACACGTTGAAGCTATTAGCG ACTATGCAACATGAGCTATGTACAAGTGTGAAGAACAGCCCACAGGTTAACCCAATCATTGGACGAATCAGTAGGAAATCCGGGCATGGCTGTGGGAGCTCGACACAAATAATG ATTGATAAATCAGTAGATTGTTATAGCTTCATGGCAAAGGCGTTGGGTGCATCCTGGAAAGATTAA
- the LOC110894666 gene encoding L-ascorbate oxidase homolog encodes MSINLAVCVAVGVLLIAIATAEDPYRFFDWNVTYGDIYPLGVRQQGILINGQFPGPTIHSVTNDNLIINVINSLDEPFLISWNGIQQRRNSFEDGVYGTTCPIPPGKNFTYIMQVKDQIGSFYYFPSLGFHKAAGGFGAIRILSRPRIPVPFDEPADDFTVLIGDWYKSNHTDLKAILDRGHKLPNPDGILINGHGPNGSTFTVEQGKTYRLRISNVGLQNSLNFRIQNHRMKLVEVEGTHTVQQMYSSLDIHCGQSYSVLITADQPGQDYFIVVSSRFSAPILTTTGVLHYTNSAGKVSGPIPGGPTIQVDWSLNQARSIRSNLTASGPRPNPQGSYHYGMINTSRTIIIQSSAGRVDGKQRYGLNGVSFKPADTPLKLADYFNIGGFRVGSISDRPQGRRLHLDTAVMGADYRTFIEIVFQNPEDIVQSYHIDGYQFFVVGMDGGVWSEGSRKGYNLHDGVARSTIQVYPKSWSALYVPLDNVGMWNVRTEFWARQYLGQQFYLRVYTNSGSIRDEFPIPKNARLCGRAAGRHTRPL; translated from the exons ATGTCAATAAATTTAGCGGTTTGTGTCGCCGTCGGTGTGTTGCTCATTGCCATTGCAACGGCCGAAGATCCCTATCGATTCTTTGACTGGAATGTCACCTATGGTGATATCTATCCGCTTGGTGTTCGTCAACAG GGAATTTTGATTAATGGACAGTTTCCTGGGCCTACTATTCACTCTGTTACAAATGATAATCTCATCATCAACGTCATCAACAGCTTAGATGAACCTTTTCTTATCTCCTG GAACGGTATCCAACAAAGAAGAAATTCGTTCGAAGACGGGGTGTATGGAACAACATGCCCAATCCCACCAGGCAAAAACTTCACATACATCATGCAGGttaaagatcaaataggaagctTTTACTACTTCCCTTCTCTAGGGTTCCACAAAGCCGCTGGCGGCTTTGGAGCTATCAGGATTCTTAGTCGTCCAAGAATCCCTGTGCCATTCGATGAACCCGCCGATGATTTTACTGTTCTAATCGGAGATTGGTACAAGTCTAACCATACG GACTTGAAAGCGATTCTAGACCGAGGACATAAGCTTCCAAACCCTGATGGAATCCTTATCAATGGACACGGCCCGAATGGTTCTACCTTCACGGTCGAACAAG GAAAGACATACCGATTAAGGATATCAAACGTGGGACTACAAAACTCGCTCAATTTCCGCATTCAAAACCACAGGATGAAACTCGTCGAAGTTGAAGGGACACACACCGTCCAACAAATGTATTCTTCTCTCGACATTCATTGCGGTCAATCCTATTCTGTCCTGATCACGGCTGACCAACCGGGCCAAGACTACTTCATTGTTGTCTCCTCTCGGTTTAGCGCCCCAATCCTAACCACCACTGGAGTTCTCCATTACACCAACTCTGCTGGCAAAGTCTCTGGCCCAATCCCTGGTGGCCCAACCATCCAAGTTGACTGGTCCCTCAACCAGGCCCGGTCCATTAGGAGTAACCTTACAGCTAGTGGGCCAAGGCCCAACCCGCAAGGCTCATACCATTATGGTATGATCAACACTAGCCGAACCATCATCATCCAAAGCTCGGCTGGAAGAGTTGATGGCAAGCAAAGATATGGGCTCAATGGTGTCTCGTTTAAGCCCGCTGATACTCCCTTAAAGTTGGCTGATTATTTCAACATTGGAGGCTTTCGAGTTGGAAGCATTTCTGATCGGCCCCAAGGACGGAGGTTGCATCTTGATACCGCTGTAATGGGGGCCGATTATAGAACTTTCATCGAAATCGTCTTCCAAAACCCTGAAGATATTGTCCAGAGCTATCACATTGATGGCTACCAATTCTTTGTTGTTGG AATGGATGGAGGCGTATGGAGCGAGGGTAGTCGGAAAGGTTACAATCTTCACGATGGTGTTGCGCGTAGCACCATTCAAGTGTATCCAAAATCGTGGTCGGCTCTTTACGTGCCACTAGATAATGTGGGTATGTGGAACGTAAGGACCGAGTTTTGGGCCCGACAATACCTAGGCCAACAGTTTTATTTACGTGTTTACACCAACTCGGGGTCAATTAGAGACGAATTTCCCATACCGAAAAATGCTCGTCTTTGTGGAAGAGCTGCCGGTCGCCACACACGACCGCTCTAA